Sequence from the Lysobacter solisilvae genome:
CTGTAGCAGGCGGCACGACGGACGTCGTGCAATTGTCGATCCGCCCCCTCGGTCCGCACCTCACGGGCGCGGGTCTGGATGACGTGCTGCCCTGGATCGTGGCCGCCTGGGCCGCAGGAGCGGGCGCACTGTCGCTGCGCATGGCGCTGGGTGTGTGCTGGATCCAGCGCCTGCGCAACACGCCGCAGGGCCGCGCGCACGCCGTGTGGCAGCAGCGGCTGGACGTCCTGGCCGCCCGCTTCGGCCTCGATGCGATCGCGCTGCGCGTGGTGGATACGCTGGATTCGCCCGCCTCCGCCGGCTGGTGGCGCCCGGTCGTGCTGCTGCCCACCGCCCTGCTCTCGCGCATGCCGGTCGAACTGGTCGAGGCCCTGCTGGCGCACGAACTGGCGCACATCCGCCGCCACGACTATCTGGTCAACCTGTTGCAGGGCGCCATCGAGGCCCTCCTGTTCTACCACCCGGTTACCTGGTGGCTGTCGCGCCGGATCCGCATCGAGCGCGAGCTCATCGCCGACCAGCTCGCCGCGCAGGCGCTGGGTGAGCCACGCCGGCTGGCCCGGGCCCTGTCGGAACTGTCCGAAATCCGCCACCTCCATTCACCCTCGCTCCACTTCGCACAAGCCGCCCATGGAGGGCATCTCATGTCACGCATCGAACAGCTGGTCCGCCCCGGACGCCGCACCGGCGGCCGCATCGCCTTCCCGCTACTGGGCCTGGCCGCCGCCTGCCTGGCCTTCTATGCACACGCGCAGATCGGCGGCACGCAGAGCGCGCCGACCGCCAAGCCGGCCACCGCCGCGTCGGCGCCGACGCATGCCACCCGGATGCATGGCGGCGACCGCACGCGCGAAACCTTCGCCCTGGTACGCAAGGACTCCGCCGGGATCACCATGTCCGGCTCCAGCGACGACATGCCCGCCATCCGTCGCGCCAAGAGCACGATGGGCAGCGACTTCGTCTGGTTCCGCCGCGACAACCGCGCCTGGGTGGTGTCCGATCCGTCCACCGTCGCCCGCGCGCAGGAAGCCTGGCGCGAAGTGGAAAAGGTCGGCGCCCGGATGGAGGCCCTGGGCAGCGAGATGGAAGTGCACAGCGAGCGCATGGAGAAGCTCAGCCAGCAGATGGAATCGGCCGCGCCGGACCACACCATGAACGCCGAGATGGAAGCGGCCTCCAAGCGCATGGAAGCCCTGGCCGCGCAGCAGGAAGCACTCGCGGGCAAGCAGGAGGCCCTCGCCCTGTCCCTGGCCGCGGGCAACCAGGCCGAGCGATCGAAGGCCGAGCGCGAGATGCAGGCGCTGTCGGCGCAGATGGAGAGTCTGTCGAGCCAGATGGAAGCCGAGTCCGACCGGATGCAGGCCGAATCGACCCGGATGGAAGCCAGGCTGGAGCCCCTCAATGCCCTGAGCCGTCAGATGGAAGACGCCAGCAAGCCGATGGAAGCCCTGAGCGCCCGCATGGACGCGCTGGGCAAGGAACACGACGCGCTGGCGCGCACGGCCGAAGGCGAGATGAAAGCGCTGATCGATGACGCGATGAGCAAGGGCCTGGCGACGCCCGCGCCGGCCGCGGACGACGCACGGTGAGCGCCGCGGGGAAGGGGCACGCCCCTTCCCCACTGCGCGACAGGCGCGGAACTCCCGGTTGGATTCGGCCGGTTACTTGCCCAGTTCGTACAGGTATTCGACGAAGGACATGACCGCGCCGTCGTAACCCTGCACCTTCGGATTGGAAGGCTCGATCACCAGGAATTCGTCCGGGGCATGCGCGCCGCCGCCGTGACCCAGGCCGAAGTGGCCCGAGGCCAGGCTCAGTGGCTTGTCGGTGAAGACGAAACCGGGATAGGAACCGGCATTGCGGGGCCAGAAGAACGGATCGAGCCCCAGGCGCTTCAGCGTGGCCATCTGCGCCTGCACCAGCGGTGCATCGGCTGCCGTCTGGGTCGGGTCGTATCCGCCGCTGACGTTGACCTCGATGTCGCCATACCCGCGCTTGGCCAGGTGCGACTTCAGGGCGGCGACCGCGTCGTCCTTCTTCATGCCAGGCACCAGGCGCATGTCGATCTTCGCCACGGCGCGATGCGGCAGCACCGTCTTGCCCCCAGGCCCCGTATAGCCGCCGACCAGGCCTTCGATGTTGACGGTCGGCTGCGAGACCAGGCGCTCGTTGGCCTGCTGCCAGGCCAGGTCATCGATCCAGTGCTTCACGCCGAGTTGCGCCTTGACCCTCTCTTCGTTGCGGCGCGCCGCCGCCACGGCGACCATCGCCTTGTCCCCGGCGCTGATCGCAGGGGCCTTGGGATAGCCATCGATGGTGACGGTATTGCCGTCCTCGGAGACCAGCGTGTTCAGCGCCTTGACCAGCCGCCACGCCGGGCTGTCCACCATCGCCTTGAGCGAGGAATGCACGTCCTTGGCCGGGCCGCGCCCCCACTTCTCGCCACTGGCGACCAGTTCCAGTTCGACCACGCCCTTCGCGCCCAGGCTGACCTGCACGGCGCCTTCGGCGTCCTGCGACGCCGCGGGCATGAACACCCCAACCGTATCGCGCAACGCGGCGGCCACCTCGGGCCTGTGCACCAGCTGCGCGATGTGCGGTGAGCCGATTTCCTCCTCACCTTCCGCCACCAGCACCAGGTTGACCGGCACCTTCTCGTGCGCATCGCGAATGGCGTGCAGGGCGGCCAGCAGCGCCGACTCGGGGCCCTTCTGGTTCACCGCGCCACGCCCGACCATCACCTTGCCCAGGCCCGGCTTGTCCACCAGCCGCGCTTCCAGCGGCGGAGAAGTCCACTCGGCCGGGTCGTACTGCTTCACGTCGTACATGAAGTACAGGCCGACCGTCTTGGCCGCACCGGCGTCGAGGGTGGCGAAAACCCCCGGCTTGCCGTCGGTGTCCAGGATCTCGACCTTCTGGAAGCCGGCCTCCCGCGCGAGCCGGGCCATGTACTCGGCACCCTGCCGTGAGTTGAGGTTCTCCGCGGCAATCGAAGGAAGCGCGATCCAGTCCTGCAGGCGCTTGATCGACACGTCGTGCTGCCGCGTGACCTGGTCGCGGATGGCGGCGAGGTCCGGTTCCGCGGCACTGGCCGCAGCCGATGCGGCCATTGCCAGGGTCAGGGCAGACGCAAGCGTCCAACGGGAAAGACGTACCGCACGGGCGTGAGGCATTTCCAGGCTCCTGATGGTGGCGTGGAGCCATCTTACGAAAATCGACCGCGGCCAACCGGCGCGTCCGGGCGCCATGCCCCAGCCGGCAAATCCTGCAAGCCATGGCCCGATCTCGCGCACGAGCTGCCCAGGCTCCGGTGACGGCCACTGCAGGCAGGGTCCGCGGCCTGTCCGGCCACGCCGCCCTGCGCCAACAGCTGGCCCCTCAGGCGCGCTCTACCTCGGGCACCGCCTCGCTCACGATGCGGTTGCGACCCAGCTGCTTGGCCGCATAGAGGCGCTTGTCGACGCGCGCGATCAAGTCGAACGCGGTGCCCTCTTCCGTCGGGCGCTGCGTGGCGACGCCGACGCTGACGGTCAGCGTGCCGCCGACGCGGGACCCCTCGTGGACGATGCCCTGCTCCAGGATCACGTCGCGGCAGCGCTGCGCCACGCGCATGGCTGAAGGCGCATCGGTATCGGGCAGGACCATCACGAATTCCTCGCCACCGAACCGGCCCAGGAAGTCGCGTCCCCGCGTCGATGCCGAAAGCAGCGCCTGGGCCACGCGGCGCAGGCACTCGTCGCCCTGCAGGTGGCCGTAGTGGTCGTTGTACTGCTTGAAATAGTCGATATCCAGCATGATCAGCGACAGGGGCTGGCCGGCGCGCCGCGCTTCGTTCCACTCGCGCTCAAGCACCGCGTCGAACATGCGGCGGTTGGCCACGCCCGTGAGGCCATCCTGGTAGGACAGCTCTTCCAGCCGGGCCTGCAGCTGTGCCAGTTGTTCCTCGCTGCGCTTGCGGTCGCGGATATCGAACATGAAGCCGACCAGCGAGCGGACGGCGCCGTCCTCGCCCCGCACTACATGGACCACGTCGCGGATCCAGACATAGTCGCCGTCGCGCGTCATGGCACGGTAGTCGGCTTCGTGGTCGGTTCCAGCCTGGGACTGCGCCACGCAGAACCCGACCACGCGCTCGCGGTCGTCGGGATGCATCCGCTCGACCCAGTCCTGCACGGTGACCCAGCTTTCCGGCGTCCATCCCAGCAGCGTCTCGATCTGGGGGCCGATGTAGGTGAAGCGCATGGTGGCCCAGTCGATGGTCCACGGAATCGCCTTGGTGGATTCGACCAGCGTCCGATAGACGTCGTGGTCGTGTTCGGGCCTTTCGGTACCGCTCGTCATGTCGCCCCCTGTCGGCGATGCGCTGGCATGAATGCAGGGCCCTGCGCAGGACCCAGCCGGCAGCATAGGGCGCTACCCGGCCGGAGGCGACAAGTCGCACGACCCACGGCAAATCCGGATGGCTGACTGGGTGCGTGGACGCCTCCGGACCGGGAGCGAAGCCAGGACCGTCCGCGACGCGCGCGTTGCCCCTTCCGGCGGAGATGGACGCACGCCCGCCCATGTCGGCGAGCCGCCCGTGCTGCACGGCCCGTGCCAGTCGACGACGGCGACGCGAGGACAATCCAGAATCTGCGCCAGACGCGCACCGGATCGGTGGAACACCGTGTCCTGCGATAGTCCGCGAGCGACGCGCCATCCACGCTGCCGCAACGGACACGACAAGACGCGACTGGCCCGCGCCAGCGCACTGAATTGGCATGCGCAACACGCAACGAGGTCGCATGCTCCGATGTACGCCCCCAACCGGGTGCCATCACTTTTGTCATGCCGCGCACCTGACGAGCGCGAATATCCGCGCTCGCCGACATGCATGCATTGCATCACGCGCCACGCGTTGACCCGCGCCTGGAAAAACGGGTGCATGCTTCCCGCGCGCCGGTCGCACGCCGGCGCGATCGAGGCAGGCGGACAGAACCCCCCGGTCGCTCGCAAAGGCCACCGCCTGCAAAAGTTCGCCGCGGCGTAACGAGCGACGCCGCCCGCGATGCGGCCGACCCGCAAGGTGCCCATGAACACGTCCGAACACCGCCTGGAACCTCCCCAATCCCATGCCGCGAAGATGTCGACGGCGACGGTGCGATTGTCGAAGCGCGACCCTGCTGCCGACGGCTGGCCTTCATTGCCGGCCGCCCCGCAGGTGCGACGCCGTTCGACCGATGCCCTGCCCTGGCGGCCGGAGAGCCCGCGGATGCGCTGGGAACGGTGAGGCTCGCCGGATGCAGCCGCCGGAATGCATGCACTCCGGCGGCTCATCCCGCAGCGCCGATCGGGACCTGCATCGGGCGCTTGCGACCTACTCACCTCGCTCAGGGGTTGTAGAACCAGCCCGAGCAGTACCGGTAGCCGTTCTTGCTCAGATAGAAGCGCGAGCAATAGGTGTCATAGCTGCTGCCCAGCGCGGTGATCTGGAAGCCGGACAGGTACACGCCATTCAAGTGGTAGTGGCTGCCGTTGTACTTGAGCGACCAGTGCTCGTGCGGGCCGGTGGAGGATCCACCGTTGCACAGCGCCTGCGAGGTGGTGTTGGCGGGATTGCCGATGCCGTAGTTCTTGTATACGTAGGCACCGGTGCCGTACTGCAGGTTCATCATGTGGTAGTAGGTGGTCGACCACCCACCGGTGTGCACGACCTCGGCGAAGCAGGAGGAGTGTCGCTTGAAGTATCCCGCGGCCGATGCCACCACCCAGGTGTTGCCCTGATAGCTGCCCCAGCCGCCGCCTTGGGACATGTCCAGCGAGGACATCGGCCAGGAACCCGAACCGGTGTTCGTGTGCGCGCCACCCACGTGCCATGACTGCCCACGCGGGAACGGGAACTGCAGGAAGCCGTTGACCGGACCGGCCTTGGTATTCACGTCGCCGTGGCTGAAGCGCCCCGAAGTCGTCGCCTTGCGCGGTCCGTTGAACAGCCGCCCATAGACCAGCTGGAAGGCACCATCGCCCAGCAGCGCGGCGCTGGCGCTGCTCTCACCCGCGCGCAGGTACAGCGCCTGCAGGGGGTTGGCCGACGACAGCGTCGCCAGGCCCTTGGGCGTCACCGCCGGCACCGGCGGTGCGTACAGCGACCGGCGCAACGCAAGGGCCACGTCGCGCGTCTGCTCGTTGAATCCGGTGGCCTTGGACAGCGCACCGAACGGTCGCCGCATCGACTGCGCGCCGCCACGACGGGACACCACCCCGCTCTGCTGCTCCATGAGTGCGATCAGCACCTTGGGACTGATACCGCTGTAGCCGGCCCAGTGCGAGATCACCTCCGCGTGCGGGCGCAGGTGCGGCGCGTGCTTGCCCAGGTAGGCGGGAATGTCGAAATCGAACATCTCGTCGTAGGAATACACCAGGTCCTGTGCACCCAGAACTGTTGCCGGCTGTGATTGCCGCTGCAGCGCGGGCTTGCCGGTGCTGCTGCGTGGGAGGCCGTTTCCAGCCCAGGCCGCGCCCGCGGTCCCGACGGCGAGCGCCATCGCCAGCAACAGCGTCCTGCGGGACCAATTGTGTTTGTTCATCTGCATCGTCCTTGCCAGTGCGGCGGCTGAACTGCGATCACCCGCCGGCCCCTGCGGACGCGCACGGGCCGCGCTTGCGCGACCTCGACGCACCCGCCGCCAAGGGGTGCGATGCCATGGAATCTAGTCGCGGCGGGGTCCGCGCGCCCGCAACGGCAGGAGGCAAACCGAGAACGCACGCACGTTTCCGCTTATGCCAAAAAGGAATGGAATTGCATCGGAGCGCGGCTGTCTTGTGGATAACCCATCGCCAGAACGCCGCGTTGGCGGGCCGCGGCCCGCGCAGCGGCATTCGAGCAAGAGTCGTCATGGCCAGCGCGTGCGCCTTCGCGGGCCTTCATTGAGCGAGGTGAAGTCCAGCCGCGCTCCGCGAGGCGGAACGCGCCGCCCCTGGCAACGCAGGACCTCGCGGCGTGCCCGCGCAAAGCGCCGCTAGTCTTTCAGGAAGTCCAGCAACGCTTCGTTGAACTCATCGGCGTGACTCAGGTTGCATCCATGCGGGGCATCGCGCAGGAGCACCAGGCGGCTGCCGGCGATGGCGGCATGCGTGCGCTTGCCGGACCCCTCGAATGGCACCGTGGCGTCGCTGTCACCGTGCAGCACCAGGACGGGCACGGTGATCTTCTTCAGGTCGTCACGGAAATCCGTGGTCGCGAACGCTTTCATGCAACCCAGCGCGGCGCGCTGGTCCGACTGCCGGCACACCGCCAGCGCTTCCTGCCGCTGCGCTTCACTCACTTTCAGCACGTCGTTCGCGCTGAAGAAAACTGTGGTGAACTTGTCGAAGTAGCCTTCGCGATCGTCCTTGAGGCCCTCCTCCTTCTCACGCGCCTTCTCCGGCGTGAGCGGGCCGTCGGGATTGTCCGCCGACTTCATCAGGCACGGGGGCACGGCGGCGGCGAACACGACGCTTCGCAGGCGTTCCTCGCCGTGATTGGCCACGAAACGGGCCACTTCCCCACCGCCCATCGAGAACCCGACGAGTGTCACCTCGCGCAGGTCCAGGTCTTCCAGCAGGCCGGCCAGGTCCGCGGAGAGCGTGTCGTAGTCATAGCCATCGGCCGGCTTGTCCGAACGCCCGAATCCGCGCCGGTCGTAGGCGACGACGCGATAGCCCGCGCTGCGCAGCGGCCCGGTCTGGGCCTGCCATGACTGCGCCGACAAGGGCCAGCCGTGGATGAGGACCACGGGACGGCCATCACCTCCGCTGTCTTCCACATGGAGGCGCACGCGGCCGGCGATGGATTCATTGGCGGACATGGGGGTTCCTCGCGCGGGCCGGACGGCGGCCCCGAGTCGCGATGATGGCCAGCATCGCATCCGTCCCAGGTGAAGGTTGATTGCGGCGCTGATGGTCCCTTGGTGACGAGCTCTTCCACGCCGGCAGACGGCGCAATGGCGTCAACGAAGTCTTCGTGTGCAAACACCCGGGCCGGGCCCTTCGCGGTGCGAAGAGTCCCGTGATCTTTGCGTTAATTGGCCGAGCGTCCTGGCACCGCGCGTTCTTCATTAAGCCGGCGGCATTGCCGGCCACGCGCCCGGCAGGGATCCATTACCGGGACTTGAGGACCGCCACCGGCCGCAACTTGCACCGGTGGCATGCAGGCGAGGAAAAGCCATGGGATGCAAGAAGGAAACAGGAAACAAGGGCAGCGACTGCGTCGAACTGGAACAAGGCAGGCATTGGTTCGACGCATCGGAAACGGCCTGGCTGATAGGACAGGCCGTCCGCTACCTCAACGGCGCCGAGCCCACCGACGAGCGCCACTACCAGCACACCGTGGCGCTGCTGCGCGAGCACAAGGACGGCACCCGCGCCATCAGCCAGCTCGCCCACGCCACGTCGGAAGACCCGACGCTGCGCTGGAATCTGCTTCACGTCCTGGGTGACGCCGGCGACGTGAAGTCCGCCAAATACCTGGTGACCGCGGCGCTGGAGCCGTTGCCCGACCGGACCCGCGAGAAGGGTTGCGAAGGCCCGTTCGATACCGAACTGCTCAATCGCACCATGGCCGTGATCGCACTGGCCACTGTTGCAGGACGCCACAAGGACGCCGCACAGAGTCTGCTGAAGATCATCGGTTCGGCGCCGGCGCGTCCGGTGCTGATCGAAGCGGTCAAGGCCGCCGTGGACCTGGGCCTGCAGGACCGCGTACGAGAGATGCTCCCGGAGGAAGAGCGCTGGATCCTCGACATCAAACGCGTCAGTTATCGCGAGGTCAACGCGGACCCCGAACGCGAGGATGGCAAGGAAGTCGGCTACACGCCGCCCCGGCATCGTGCCGACCACACCGCGCCGAGCAGCAACGCTTGCTGCGGCTGCAGGGAGAACTGACATGGCCAGCTGCTCGGTTACCGTCCCGGACCTCAACACCTCCGGCGACAATCTCTATGGCCCGCGCGTGTGCTGGCAGCCCTTCGTCGACTGGGCCTGGAACGCCTTCGACTTCGACGAGGGCGACTGGGACGACGGCTTCGGTTACGACGCGGTGTGCGACAACAGACTCCCGCTTTGCCGTGCGCTGGCAGGCATCTGGTGCCTGACCTACTCCTCACCCCACTTCCCGAGCGAGTCCTACAGCTCCAACATCCTGGAATGGGGCTGCCGGTTCGCACGCAACCACATCGACGAGCTCGATGCCCGCTGCGGTTCCGGTGGGGCTTTCGCCGAAACACAGTGGGGCGCGTTCGCCGACGACTGGACCCGGCTCTACCTGCCGTTCTTCTATGACCAGGGCGTCAGCCGCCGGGCCGGCACCATCCTCCACGAGTCCCGCCACGCCGACGGCAAGGGCCACGACGTCGGCGACAACGATTCGTCCTGGGGCTACAACGGCGCCTGGCGCTGGCACGTCTGCTGGCTGGCATGGTTCGCCTTCGAGGGCCTGCATGCCTCCGCCGCCATGCGAAGCCAGGCCACGCAACGGGCGAACAACATCATCAATTCGCGCTTCGAAACCCATCCGGGCTTCAACGTGTAGCGACGCCGTGGCCTGCTGTATGGAAGGGCTTTCGTCGGTGAAACGGCCAAGCCGCTGACCTGCAGGCCTGGCAAGCCCGGCGGATCGGCCATGTGCCTGATCCTCCGGGCTTTTTTATGGCTTGGGGATAAGTGCTCGGCCGGTGGGGATAAGTGCTCGGGAGGCCGAGCAAAAAGCTCGGGGCGCCGAGCAAAAAGCTCGGGGCGTCGAGCAGATTGCTCGGGCGGCGGGAATTTTTACCCGGGGCGCCGAGCAGATTGCTCGGCAGGCCGGGCAAATTGCTCGGCAGGCCGAGCCCGGACCGCGGCGGGCCGAGCAGATTGCTCGGGGCGCCGAGCAAATAAGGCGGACCTCGGGAATCCGAGCTCGGGTCGCCGAGCACTTATCCCCACGGGCCGAGCACTTATCCCCACGGCCGGAAACAGACCTATCAGCGCGGAGGCATTGCGCTGACCATTCGTCGACGACCTCGTCCCATTGCACGCCGGCACCCGTCACGGTGGCCGCCGCCGCGCGTTGAACCCAGAGCAGGCTCGTGCGGCCTGGCCCGGGGTTCACTGCCAGAGGACGGTCCGCCATGCTCTCCCCTTCCGTACTGAAGCGCCTCTATCCGAGGGCACCGCAGGCGCATCTCGACAGTTTTGCGCAGCGCCATGCTGCCCTGTTCGACGAGTTCGGCGTCGGCGCCACGCGCAACCGCCTGCAGTTCTTCCTTGCCCAGATCGGCCACGAATCAAGCGGCCTGACCATCGCCGAGGAAAACCTGAGCTACCGGGCATCCCGCCTGATGGCCGTCTGGCCGTCGCGCTTCCCTACCTTGGCCGCAGCCGAGCCGTTTGCGCACAACCCGCAGAAACTGGCCAACCAGGTCTATGCCCACCGGATGGGCAACGGCGCGCCGGAGAGCGGCGACGGGTTCCGTTTCCGCGGCCGCGGCTACGCGCAGGTCACCGGTCGGGACGGCTATCGGGAGGTCGGTGCCGTAGCCGGCCTGGACCTGCTCACCCACCCCCGGCAGGTCGCCGATCCCGACCACGCACTGCGCGCGGCGTGTGCGTTCTGGGAGTGGAAGAAGCTGTCGGCCCTGGCCGATCGTGGCGACTTCGTCGCGGTGACCCGGCGCTGGAACGGCGGCAACGTCGGCATGGAAGACCGCCGCTTGTGGCTGGTGCGCGTGCAGACGATCGTGCCCACCCGCACCGCCGCAGGATGAAGCCCCGCGTATCGACCGCGACGCCATTGTTCACGTGCAACGCGTGCTGCGGGACGCCGGTCTCTATCACGGCGGCATCGAC
This genomic interval carries:
- a CDS encoding M56 family metallopeptidase, translating into MTDWQPMFISALGQVLVDFLWQGALIGVAAAIGMSVLRDARPQLRYALACAALLACVLAPALGLLSALGSDATVAAVAGGTTDVVQLSIRPLGPHLTGAGLDDVLPWIVAAWAAGAGALSLRMALGVCWIQRLRNTPQGRAHAVWQQRLDVLAARFGLDAIALRVVDTLDSPASAGWWRPVVLLPTALLSRMPVELVEALLAHELAHIRRHDYLVNLLQGAIEALLFYHPVTWWLSRRIRIERELIADQLAAQALGEPRRLARALSELSEIRHLHSPSLHFAQAAHGGHLMSRIEQLVRPGRRTGGRIAFPLLGLAAACLAFYAHAQIGGTQSAPTAKPATAASAPTHATRMHGGDRTRETFALVRKDSAGITMSGSSDDMPAIRRAKSTMGSDFVWFRRDNRAWVVSDPSTVARAQEAWREVEKVGARMEALGSEMEVHSERMEKLSQQMESAAPDHTMNAEMEAASKRMEALAAQQEALAGKQEALALSLAAGNQAERSKAEREMQALSAQMESLSSQMEAESDRMQAESTRMEARLEPLNALSRQMEDASKPMEALSARMDALGKEHDALARTAEGEMKALIDDAMSKGLATPAPAADDAR
- a CDS encoding M23 family metallopeptidase; the protein is MNKHNWSRRTLLLAMALAVGTAGAAWAGNGLPRSSTGKPALQRQSQPATVLGAQDLVYSYDEMFDFDIPAYLGKHAPHLRPHAEVISHWAGYSGISPKVLIALMEQQSGVVSRRGGAQSMRRPFGALSKATGFNEQTRDVALALRRSLYAPPVPAVTPKGLATLSSANPLQALYLRAGESSASAALLGDGAFQLVYGRLFNGPRKATTSGRFSHGDVNTKAGPVNGFLQFPFPRGQSWHVGGAHTNTGSGSWPMSSLDMSQGGGWGSYQGNTWVVASAAGYFKRHSSCFAEVVHTGGWSTTYYHMMNLQYGTGAYVYKNYGIGNPANTTSQALCNGGSSTGPHEHWSLKYNGSHYHLNGVYLSGFQITALGSSYDTYCSRFYLSKNGYRYCSGWFYNP
- a CDS encoding sensor domain-containing diguanylate cyclase: MTSGTERPEHDHDVYRTLVESTKAIPWTIDWATMRFTYIGPQIETLLGWTPESWVTVQDWVERMHPDDRERVVGFCVAQSQAGTDHEADYRAMTRDGDYVWIRDVVHVVRGEDGAVRSLVGFMFDIRDRKRSEEQLAQLQARLEELSYQDGLTGVANRRMFDAVLEREWNEARRAGQPLSLIMLDIDYFKQYNDHYGHLQGDECLRRVAQALLSASTRGRDFLGRFGGEEFVMVLPDTDAPSAMRVAQRCRDVILEQGIVHEGSRVGGTLTVSVGVATQRPTEEGTAFDLIARVDKRLYAAKQLGRNRIVSEAVPEVERA
- a CDS encoding M20/M25/M40 family metallo-hydrolase, with the translated sequence MAASAAASAAEPDLAAIRDQVTRQHDVSIKRLQDWIALPSIAAENLNSRQGAEYMARLAREAGFQKVEILDTDGKPGVFATLDAGAAKTVGLYFMYDVKQYDPAEWTSPPLEARLVDKPGLGKVMVGRGAVNQKGPESALLAALHAIRDAHEKVPVNLVLVAEGEEEIGSPHIAQLVHRPEVAAALRDTVGVFMPAASQDAEGAVQVSLGAKGVVELELVASGEKWGRGPAKDVHSSLKAMVDSPAWRLVKALNTLVSEDGNTVTIDGYPKAPAISAGDKAMVAVAAARRNEERVKAQLGVKHWIDDLAWQQANERLVSQPTVNIEGLVGGYTGPGGKTVLPHRAVAKIDMRLVPGMKKDDAVAALKSHLAKRGYGDIEVNVSGGYDPTQTAADAPLVQAQMATLKRLGLDPFFWPRNAGSYPGFVFTDKPLSLASGHFGLGHGGGAHAPDEFLVIEPSNPKVQGYDGAVMSFVEYLYELGK
- a CDS encoding alpha/beta fold hydrolase, with product MSANESIAGRVRLHVEDSGGDGRPVVLIHGWPLSAQSWQAQTGPLRSAGYRVVAYDRRGFGRSDKPADGYDYDTLSADLAGLLEDLDLREVTLVGFSMGGGEVARFVANHGEERLRSVVFAAAVPPCLMKSADNPDGPLTPEKAREKEEGLKDDREGYFDKFTTVFFSANDVLKVSEAQRQEALAVCRQSDQRAALGCMKAFATTDFRDDLKKITVPVLVLHGDSDATVPFEGSGKRTHAAIAGSRLVLLRDAPHGCNLSHADEFNEALLDFLKD
- a CDS encoding glycoside hydrolase family 19 protein, giving the protein MLSPSVLKRLYPRAPQAHLDSFAQRHAALFDEFGVGATRNRLQFFLAQIGHESSGLTIAEENLSYRASRLMAVWPSRFPTLAAAEPFAHNPQKLANQVYAHRMGNGAPESGDGFRFRGRGYAQVTGRDGYREVGAVAGLDLLTHPRQVADPDHALRAACAFWEWKKLSALADRGDFVAVTRRWNGGNVGMEDRRLWLVRVQTIVPTRTAAG